Proteins from a single region of Parambassis ranga chromosome 18, fParRan2.1, whole genome shotgun sequence:
- the ralgapb gene encoding ral GTPase-activating protein subunit beta isoform X3 yields MDQLLSGLGHVSVLSCFPPSVGRDVATAVVKPLAAGLGNPDTCSLLGTDRQVKWTMEVLSYGLTLPLDEDTVKLCVHIYTDWLMALVSPRDSTPPPISRDPNLYVQMILRHLYSLFLNRSDQGSLGYLSLCQQVLCAVQYLAKESSVMSRDTWEAMLHFLLRVNHAMLASPSAAGHVSNLSMAVLLEVWLLSCSRCFPSCSLWQSCRQMLSSWRHQPAVALQLSRVVAALTSRMLLLTFGPSFPHFKVPDEDAALIPADMHDEQVPHTWFRFLHLFSDLVDFRCRAVFGSTSLLQEEVLSGEDSQLPNVFFSVMRVVGTLVDAFLGVTVLSKGATEQLLPSTGLTARMQFRDQVPSLGVAVTRSPFRDHLPSYGFSRPRSGSAPPTPVNSISLTPPCTTSSPPHNRRLKAANVSKANSKPPSASSFAHPWKSSQLPPSPPPLCSSLRSFPSPLRCSVDSLLHLFGCWLFDAALISRNTTVQCDVMRSHAIVSERWAAGQAEACGTLCRIFSSKRTAENILPVYLSRFYLVLLNGLQPSEEVCPAVLASILLNSTCLFCCDLKGVNLLFQPFMSALETVLFDRELVRFRGFVNLVDLRRASILILLSLLPVPLQFGSVQSEVVSDGKSRAVAAGGFLTLKPRLINAVIGALQTEMDSCNIQLILAAMLNLVQDSSLFEGAGQTHHEPHRGTQRPRPTRGSNAAAVLWVQIVRLLTRFLTSQWKNDSAVCLSALEVLGGLAKVQVWVEDSERRRAVSSICTYIEFLCSRPPPLHSRDLHSIIVAAFHCLTMWFIQHPALLDHQECLLEVLEIVELGISGSKSRQKQEVKRKEEKELNPASLRVKEAAEATLSCVMQVSGAFPLVGHLLNEDSLICCSGLSDIGLRKFRYFVVESSVILAILEHGPVPEQEPNPSLTMLIRGPSGCHTWSLQLHMQPRDSRTHTQSLDPLQQPRSPERCRVAQGDTWTKCGVKHPLFPENPDMTPQVQADLSVPALHEMVSVKVPLDHLRAALKRQHQIEARQLTSQHSDVIFKCSPPRPATCFQTARLLLSHLGLLTPESIKDPGLSGVPAQLMSLDSSLPGFSESLRRLDQLSSRNCDSAFIFYIKAGQKTAAEIFMNVESRCSVQSHFLDFLSSLGRPLEVGQQQVDGPDGSHSEFPSVLGGSGGGVFDGQRFVLRFTDALTEITFIVPSPSQINWSKTLEQEPLTELPSNQKKRRPDIRPDSVPKSSGPTTCPTEGTKSHVSSLSESKLLIVWVERFEDIESFPLSDLLSEMRTQTERSVFSSASNVQLIFIHPLRTGLYRICFQGNRTSKFSQIIPLVSGSVVSKGCLGFLVREMVINCCNRRRLESDSAPWPHIRRKHMISDIVLNYRSRQSEPGFYSDLFHNL; encoded by the exons ATGGACCAGCTACTCTCTGGGCTGGGCCATGTGAGTGTGCTTAGTTGCTTCCCACCTTCTGTGGGCAGAGATGTTGCTACTGCTGTTGTGAAGCCCCTGGCAGCTGGCTTAGGAAACCCCGACACCTGCAGCCTGCTGGGCACAGATAgacag GTGAAGTGGACCATGGAGGTCTTGAGTTATGGTCTCACTCTTCCTCTGGATGAAGACACCGTCAAACTCTGTGTGCACATCTACACGGATTGGCTGATGGCCCTAGTTTCTCCAAGGGactccacccccccacccatcAGTCGAGACCCCAACCTTTATGTCCAGATGATCCTCCGGCATTTGTACAGCCTATTCCTCAACAG GTCAGACCAGGGCAGTCTGGGCTACCTGTCCCTCTGCCAGCAGGTGTTGTGTGCTGTTCAGTATTTGGCCAAGGAGAGCTCTGTGATGAGCAGAGACACCTGGGAGGCTATGCTGCATTTCCTGCTCCGGGTCAATCATGCCATGCTGGCATCTCCCAGTGCAGCAG GCCATGTGTCCAACCTGTCGATGGCGGTCCTCCTGGAGGTGTGGCTGCTGTCCTGCTCTCGGTGTTTTCCATCTTGTTCACTGTGGCAGTCGTGCAGACAGATGTTGAGCAGCTGGAGACATCAGCCTGCCGTGGCGCTGCAGTTGAGCAGAGTCGTTGCAGCTTTAACCTCCAG gatgctgctgctgaccttCGGCCCATCCTTCCCTCACTTTAAGGTCCCAGATGAAGATGCTGCTCTGATTCCTGCAGACATGCATGATGAGCAGGTCCCTCACACCTGGTTCAGGTTCCTGCACCTGTTCAG TGACCTGGTGGACTTCAGGTGCCGGGCAGTCTTTGGTTCAACTTCTCTCCTGCAAGAGGAGGTGCTGAGTGGAGAAGACAGTCAGCTGCCGAACGTCTTCTTCAGTGTCATGAGAGTAGTCGGCACGCTAGTTGATGCTTTTCTGG GTGTGACTGTTCTAAGCAAAGGAgccacagagcagctgctgcccaGCACTG GACTGACAGCAAGGATGCAGTTCAGAGACCAAGTGCCTTCTCttg GTGTCGCTGTGACAAGAAGCCCATTCAGAGACCATCTCCCCTCCTATG GTTTTTCACGACCTCGTTCTGGCAGCGCTCCACCCACCCCTGTGAACTCAATCAGCTTGACCCCTCCCTGCACCACCTCATCCCCTCCACACAACAGACGACTGAAAGCAGCAAATGTTTCCAAGGCGAACAGCAAGCCTCCTTCG GCATCTTCATTTGCCCATCCCTGGAAATCCTCCCAacttcctccctcccctccccctctgtgCTCCTCCCTTCGTAGTTTCCCCTCCCCCCTCAGGTGCAGTGTGGATTCTCTCCTACACTTGTTTGGCTGCTGGCTGTTTGATGCTGCCCTGATCAGCAGAAACACAA CTGTGCAGTGTGACGTCATGAGAAGTCACGCCATTGTGTCAGAGAGGTGGGCAGCAGGTCAGGCCGAGGCCTGCGGGACACTCTGCAGGATCTTTAGTTCTAAGAGGACTGCGGAGAACATCCTACCTGTCTACCTGTCCAG GTTCTACCTGGTTCTCCTGAACGGTCTCCAGCCATCTGAAGAGGTGTGTCCTGCCGTTCTAGCCTCCATCCTGCTGAACTCGACTTGTCTCTTCTGCTGTGACCTTAAAGGAGTTAACCTGCTGTTTCAGCCCTTCATGTCAGCTCTAGAGACCGTGCTGTTTGACAG aGAGCTGGTGAGGTTTAGGGGTTTTGTGAATCTGGTGGATTTAAGACGTGCCTCCATCCTCAttctgctgtccctgctgccAGTCCCTCTGCAGTTTGGATCTGTCCAATCAGAG GTTGTGTCAGACGGGAAGTCTAGGGCTGTGGCAGCAGGCGGTTTCCTGACTCTGAAGCCCCGCCTCATCAATGCTGTGATTGgagctctgcagacagagatGGACTCGTGTAACATACAGCTCATTCTGG CGGCCATGTTGAATCTAGTTCAAGACTCATCTTTGTTTGAAGGTGCAGGACAAACTCATCAT GAGCCGCATCGTGGCACACAGAGACCCAGACCGACCAGAGGATCCA ATGCAGCTGCAGTCCTATGGGTTCAGATTGTGCGTTTGCTGACTCGGTTTCTGACATCCCAGTGGAAAAATGACTCAGCAGTTTGTCTGTCAGCACTGGAAGTATTGGGAGGACTGGCCAAG GTGCAGGTGTGGGTGGAGGACTCAGAGAGGAGGCGGGCGGTCAGCTCCATCTGTACATACATCGAGTTCCTGTGcagtcgtcctcctcctcttcactccagGGACCTGCACTCCATCATTGTTGCTGCCTTCCACTGCCTGACCATGTGGTTCATTCAGCATCCTGCCCTGCTCGATCACCAG gAGTGTTTGTTGGAGGTCCTGGAGATCGTGGAATTGGGGATTTCAGGCAGTAAATCtagacagaaacaggaagtgaaacgtaaagaggagaaagaacTGAACCCGGCCTCTCTGAGGGTGAAGGAAGCAGCAGAGGCCACGCTGAGCTG TGTTATGCAGGTCTCGGGGGCGTTCCCGCTTGTGGGGCACCTACTGAATGAGGACTCTCTGATCTGCTGCTCAGGACTGAGCGACATTGGTTTGAGGAAGTTCCGATATTTTGTGGTAGAAAGCTCTGTGATCCTGGCAATTCTGGAACATGGTCCAGTACCTGAACAAG AGCCAAATCCGTCACTAACAATGCTGATCAGGGGACCTTCAGGATGTCACACTTGGAGCCTACAGCTCCACATGCAGCCCAGAGActcacggacacacacacag TCTCTTGATCCATTGCAGCAACCTCGGAGCCCAGAACGGTGCAGGGTTGCTCAGGGAGATACTTGGACAAAATGTGGGGTCAAACATCCGCTGTTTCCCGAAAACCCGGACATGACTCCTCAAGTCCAAGCAGATCTGAGTGTTCCAGCTCTGCATGAGATGGTTTCTGTAAAG GTGCCACTGGACCATTTGCGAGCAGCCTTGAAGAGGCAGCATCAGATTGAGGCTCGGCAGCTGACCAGCCAGCATTCAGACGTCATCTTCAAATGCTCTCCACCACGTCCTGCCACTTGCTTCCAGACAGCAAGACTCCTTCTGTCCCACTTAGGCCTCCTGACACCTGAGAGCATCAAG GATCCAGGACTCAGTGGTGTCCCAGCTCAGCTCATGTCTCTAGACTCATCTCTTCCAGGTTTTTCTGAGAGTCTAAGGCGTTTGGACCAGCTGTCCTCCAGAAACTGTGACTCCGCTTTTATCTTCTACATCAAAGCAGGACAGAAGACAGCTGCTGAG ATCTTCATGAACGTGGAGTCACGCTGCAGCGTTCAGTCTCACTTTCTGGACTTCCTATCATCTCTTGGTCGACCACTGGAGGTGGGGCAACAGCAGGTGGACGGACCTGACGGCAGCCACTCAG AGTTCCCTTCTGTGCTGGGTGGCAGTGGAGGGGGCGTGTTTGATGGACAGAGGTTTGTCCTGAGGTTCACAGATGCTCTGACAGAGATCACTTTCATCGTCCCGTCACCTTCACAAA TTAATTGGTCAAAGACTCTGGAGCAGGAGCCACTCACTGAGCTGCCGTCAAACCAGAAGAAGAGACGCCCTGACATCAGGCCAGACTCCGTCCCCAAATCCTCCGGACCCACT aCTTGTCCAACTGAGGGCACAAAGTCTCATGTGTCATCTCTCTCTGAATCTAAACTCCTGATTGTCTGGGTTGAACGGTTTGAGGACATTG agaGCTTCCCTCTGTCGGACCTGCTGTCAGAGATGAGGACACAGACTGAGAGAAG tgtgttctcCAGTGCATCAAATGTCCAGCTGATCTTCATCCATCCTCTGAGAACTGGACTCTACCGTATCTGTTTCCAAGGAAACCGCACCAGCAAGTTCAGCCAGATTATCCCCTTGGTCAGTGGGAGTGTGGTCAGCAAGGGGTGTTTGG GTTTTCTGGTCAGAGAGATGGTGATCAACTGTTGTAATCGGCGGAGGCTGGAGAGTGACTCTGCACCGTGGCCTCACATCAGAAGAAAACACATGATTAGTGACATTGTCCTTAACTACCGCAGCCGTCAGTCGGAACCAGGCTTCTACTCTGATCTGTTCCACAACCTCTGA
- the ralgapb gene encoding ral GTPase-activating protein subunit beta isoform X1 yields MDQLLSGLGHVSVLSCFPPSVGRDVATAVVKPLAAGLGNPDTCSLLGTDRQVKWTMEVLSYGLTLPLDEDTVKLCVHIYTDWLMALVSPRDSTPPPISRDPNLYVQMILRHLYSLFLNRSDQGSLGYLSLCQQVLCAVQYLAKESSVMSRDTWEAMLHFLLRVNHAMLASPSAAGELVTPAACTSSSPSHVCSSVGHVSNLSMAVLLEVWLLSCSRCFPSCSLWQSCRQMLSSWRHQPAVALQLSRVVAALTSRMLLLTFGPSFPHFKVPDEDAALIPADMHDEQVPHTWFRFLHLFSDLVDFRCRAVFGSTSLLQEEVLSGEDSQLPNVFFSVMRVVGTLVDAFLGVTVLSKGATEQLLPSTGLTARMQFRDQVPSLGVAVTRSPFRDHLPSYGFSRPRSGSAPPTPVNSISLTPPCTTSSPPHNRRLKAANVSKANSKPPSASSFAHPWKSSQLPPSPPPLCSSLRSFPSPLRCSVDSLLHLFGCWLFDAALISRNTTVQCDVMRSHAIVSERWAAGQAEACGTLCRIFSSKRTAENILPVYLSRFYLVLLNGLQPSEEVCPAVLASILLNSTCLFCCDLKGVNLLFQPFMSALETVLFDRELVRFRGFVNLVDLRRASILILLSLLPVPLQFGSVQSEVVSDGKSRAVAAGGFLTLKPRLINAVIGALQTEMDSCNIQLILAAMLNLVQDSSLFEGAGQTHHEPHRGTQRPRPTRGSNAAAVLWVQIVRLLTRFLTSQWKNDSAVCLSALEVLGGLAKVQVWVEDSERRRAVSSICTYIEFLCSRPPPLHSRDLHSIIVAAFHCLTMWFIQHPALLDHQECLLEVLEIVELGISGSKSRQKQEVKRKEEKELNPASLRVKEAAEATLSCVMQVSGAFPLVGHLLNEDSLICCSGLSDIGLRKFRYFVVESSVILAILEHGPVPEQEPNPSLTMLIRGPSGCHTWSLQLHMQPRDSRTHTQSLDPLQQPRSPERCRVAQGDTWTKCGVKHPLFPENPDMTPQVQADLSVPALHEMVSVKVPLDHLRAALKRQHQIEARQLTSQHSDVIFKCSPPRPATCFQTARLLLSHLGLLTPESIKDPGLSGVPAQLMSLDSSLPGFSESLRRLDQLSSRNCDSAFIFYIKAGQKTAAEIFMNVESRCSVQSHFLDFLSSLGRPLEVGQQQVDGPDGSHSEFPSVLGGSGGGVFDGQRFVLRFTDALTEITFIVPSPSQINWSKTLEQEPLTELPSNQKKRRPDIRPDSVPKSSGPTTCPTEGTKSHVSSLSESKLLIVWVERFEDIESFPLSDLLSEMRTQTERSVFSSASNVQLIFIHPLRTGLYRICFQGNRTSKFSQIIPLVSGSVVSKGCLGFLVREMVINCCNRRRLESDSAPWPHIRRKHMISDIVLNYRSRQSEPGFYSDLFHNL; encoded by the exons ATGGACCAGCTACTCTCTGGGCTGGGCCATGTGAGTGTGCTTAGTTGCTTCCCACCTTCTGTGGGCAGAGATGTTGCTACTGCTGTTGTGAAGCCCCTGGCAGCTGGCTTAGGAAACCCCGACACCTGCAGCCTGCTGGGCACAGATAgacag GTGAAGTGGACCATGGAGGTCTTGAGTTATGGTCTCACTCTTCCTCTGGATGAAGACACCGTCAAACTCTGTGTGCACATCTACACGGATTGGCTGATGGCCCTAGTTTCTCCAAGGGactccacccccccacccatcAGTCGAGACCCCAACCTTTATGTCCAGATGATCCTCCGGCATTTGTACAGCCTATTCCTCAACAG GTCAGACCAGGGCAGTCTGGGCTACCTGTCCCTCTGCCAGCAGGTGTTGTGTGCTGTTCAGTATTTGGCCAAGGAGAGCTCTGTGATGAGCAGAGACACCTGGGAGGCTATGCTGCATTTCCTGCTCCGGGTCAATCATGCCATGCTGGCATCTCCCAGTGCAGCAGGTGAGTTAGTGACCCCCGCTGCCTGTACATCGTCATCTCCGTCACATGTGTGTTCCTCTGTAGGCCATGTGTCCAACCTGTCGATGGCGGTCCTCCTGGAGGTGTGGCTGCTGTCCTGCTCTCGGTGTTTTCCATCTTGTTCACTGTGGCAGTCGTGCAGACAGATGTTGAGCAGCTGGAGACATCAGCCTGCCGTGGCGCTGCAGTTGAGCAGAGTCGTTGCAGCTTTAACCTCCAG gatgctgctgctgaccttCGGCCCATCCTTCCCTCACTTTAAGGTCCCAGATGAAGATGCTGCTCTGATTCCTGCAGACATGCATGATGAGCAGGTCCCTCACACCTGGTTCAGGTTCCTGCACCTGTTCAG TGACCTGGTGGACTTCAGGTGCCGGGCAGTCTTTGGTTCAACTTCTCTCCTGCAAGAGGAGGTGCTGAGTGGAGAAGACAGTCAGCTGCCGAACGTCTTCTTCAGTGTCATGAGAGTAGTCGGCACGCTAGTTGATGCTTTTCTGG GTGTGACTGTTCTAAGCAAAGGAgccacagagcagctgctgcccaGCACTG GACTGACAGCAAGGATGCAGTTCAGAGACCAAGTGCCTTCTCttg GTGTCGCTGTGACAAGAAGCCCATTCAGAGACCATCTCCCCTCCTATG GTTTTTCACGACCTCGTTCTGGCAGCGCTCCACCCACCCCTGTGAACTCAATCAGCTTGACCCCTCCCTGCACCACCTCATCCCCTCCACACAACAGACGACTGAAAGCAGCAAATGTTTCCAAGGCGAACAGCAAGCCTCCTTCG GCATCTTCATTTGCCCATCCCTGGAAATCCTCCCAacttcctccctcccctccccctctgtgCTCCTCCCTTCGTAGTTTCCCCTCCCCCCTCAGGTGCAGTGTGGATTCTCTCCTACACTTGTTTGGCTGCTGGCTGTTTGATGCTGCCCTGATCAGCAGAAACACAA CTGTGCAGTGTGACGTCATGAGAAGTCACGCCATTGTGTCAGAGAGGTGGGCAGCAGGTCAGGCCGAGGCCTGCGGGACACTCTGCAGGATCTTTAGTTCTAAGAGGACTGCGGAGAACATCCTACCTGTCTACCTGTCCAG GTTCTACCTGGTTCTCCTGAACGGTCTCCAGCCATCTGAAGAGGTGTGTCCTGCCGTTCTAGCCTCCATCCTGCTGAACTCGACTTGTCTCTTCTGCTGTGACCTTAAAGGAGTTAACCTGCTGTTTCAGCCCTTCATGTCAGCTCTAGAGACCGTGCTGTTTGACAG aGAGCTGGTGAGGTTTAGGGGTTTTGTGAATCTGGTGGATTTAAGACGTGCCTCCATCCTCAttctgctgtccctgctgccAGTCCCTCTGCAGTTTGGATCTGTCCAATCAGAG GTTGTGTCAGACGGGAAGTCTAGGGCTGTGGCAGCAGGCGGTTTCCTGACTCTGAAGCCCCGCCTCATCAATGCTGTGATTGgagctctgcagacagagatGGACTCGTGTAACATACAGCTCATTCTGG CGGCCATGTTGAATCTAGTTCAAGACTCATCTTTGTTTGAAGGTGCAGGACAAACTCATCAT GAGCCGCATCGTGGCACACAGAGACCCAGACCGACCAGAGGATCCA ATGCAGCTGCAGTCCTATGGGTTCAGATTGTGCGTTTGCTGACTCGGTTTCTGACATCCCAGTGGAAAAATGACTCAGCAGTTTGTCTGTCAGCACTGGAAGTATTGGGAGGACTGGCCAAG GTGCAGGTGTGGGTGGAGGACTCAGAGAGGAGGCGGGCGGTCAGCTCCATCTGTACATACATCGAGTTCCTGTGcagtcgtcctcctcctcttcactccagGGACCTGCACTCCATCATTGTTGCTGCCTTCCACTGCCTGACCATGTGGTTCATTCAGCATCCTGCCCTGCTCGATCACCAG gAGTGTTTGTTGGAGGTCCTGGAGATCGTGGAATTGGGGATTTCAGGCAGTAAATCtagacagaaacaggaagtgaaacgtaaagaggagaaagaacTGAACCCGGCCTCTCTGAGGGTGAAGGAAGCAGCAGAGGCCACGCTGAGCTG TGTTATGCAGGTCTCGGGGGCGTTCCCGCTTGTGGGGCACCTACTGAATGAGGACTCTCTGATCTGCTGCTCAGGACTGAGCGACATTGGTTTGAGGAAGTTCCGATATTTTGTGGTAGAAAGCTCTGTGATCCTGGCAATTCTGGAACATGGTCCAGTACCTGAACAAG AGCCAAATCCGTCACTAACAATGCTGATCAGGGGACCTTCAGGATGTCACACTTGGAGCCTACAGCTCCACATGCAGCCCAGAGActcacggacacacacacag TCTCTTGATCCATTGCAGCAACCTCGGAGCCCAGAACGGTGCAGGGTTGCTCAGGGAGATACTTGGACAAAATGTGGGGTCAAACATCCGCTGTTTCCCGAAAACCCGGACATGACTCCTCAAGTCCAAGCAGATCTGAGTGTTCCAGCTCTGCATGAGATGGTTTCTGTAAAG GTGCCACTGGACCATTTGCGAGCAGCCTTGAAGAGGCAGCATCAGATTGAGGCTCGGCAGCTGACCAGCCAGCATTCAGACGTCATCTTCAAATGCTCTCCACCACGTCCTGCCACTTGCTTCCAGACAGCAAGACTCCTTCTGTCCCACTTAGGCCTCCTGACACCTGAGAGCATCAAG GATCCAGGACTCAGTGGTGTCCCAGCTCAGCTCATGTCTCTAGACTCATCTCTTCCAGGTTTTTCTGAGAGTCTAAGGCGTTTGGACCAGCTGTCCTCCAGAAACTGTGACTCCGCTTTTATCTTCTACATCAAAGCAGGACAGAAGACAGCTGCTGAG ATCTTCATGAACGTGGAGTCACGCTGCAGCGTTCAGTCTCACTTTCTGGACTTCCTATCATCTCTTGGTCGACCACTGGAGGTGGGGCAACAGCAGGTGGACGGACCTGACGGCAGCCACTCAG AGTTCCCTTCTGTGCTGGGTGGCAGTGGAGGGGGCGTGTTTGATGGACAGAGGTTTGTCCTGAGGTTCACAGATGCTCTGACAGAGATCACTTTCATCGTCCCGTCACCTTCACAAA TTAATTGGTCAAAGACTCTGGAGCAGGAGCCACTCACTGAGCTGCCGTCAAACCAGAAGAAGAGACGCCCTGACATCAGGCCAGACTCCGTCCCCAAATCCTCCGGACCCACT aCTTGTCCAACTGAGGGCACAAAGTCTCATGTGTCATCTCTCTCTGAATCTAAACTCCTGATTGTCTGGGTTGAACGGTTTGAGGACATTG agaGCTTCCCTCTGTCGGACCTGCTGTCAGAGATGAGGACACAGACTGAGAGAAG tgtgttctcCAGTGCATCAAATGTCCAGCTGATCTTCATCCATCCTCTGAGAACTGGACTCTACCGTATCTGTTTCCAAGGAAACCGCACCAGCAAGTTCAGCCAGATTATCCCCTTGGTCAGTGGGAGTGTGGTCAGCAAGGGGTGTTTGG GTTTTCTGGTCAGAGAGATGGTGATCAACTGTTGTAATCGGCGGAGGCTGGAGAGTGACTCTGCACCGTGGCCTCACATCAGAAGAAAACACATGATTAGTGACATTGTCCTTAACTACCGCAGCCGTCAGTCGGAACCAGGCTTCTACTCTGATCTGTTCCACAACCTCTGA